The sequence CAACGGGGATTTCCGGCAGTGTCACCGGATTGGGATTGATGCCTGTCGACAGATCCAGCCATTCCTCCGGGCGCCCGCCATATTGACGCGCCGCCGCGGTAATGCCGCCGCCATGGACGATCCTGGTGGTCATGCGGCTTCACCGGCTAGATCGATCAGATGCATGTAGGAGCCGGCGACATTGCCGCGTTGCAGACCGGCTGTACCGAGATCGATATCGAGCGCATCCCTGACAGCAAACAGACGGTCCGCCTCGCCTTCCGATACGATGGTCGAATAATGAAACTCATGCGCCGTCATCGGCTTTTCGAAGAAGGAGCCGGCAAGCGGCACCACGCGCCGATAGCCGAGATGCCGCTGCCGGTTCTTGTAACTGGTAACGACGGGCAAGAGGCCCAGCATTTCGTGGCGCATGCCCGCCGCATCCACAAGCCCCTCGCCGAGCACCATGTACCCGCCGCATTCGCCATAGATGCGCACTCCACGCGAGGCTGCCGCCTTCACGCCATCCCGGAAATGCTGAGCGGCGGCGAGCTTCCCGGCGTGCAATTCCGGATAGCCGCCCGGCAGATAGATCGCATCCCCATCGGCCGAAGGAGCTTCATCCGCGAGCGGAGAAAAGAAGGATATTTCCGCCCCGCGCCGCTTCCAGCCGAGCAGCATATGCTCATAGCAGAAGGCGAATGCGATATCTCTTGCCACCGCGATGCGCTGGCCGAACGGCATGAGCCGCGTGATATTGGCTGCGGAGGTGCGAACGAGATGCTGCTGCGCCGCCCGCAAGAGCAGATCGAAATCGCAGGCCTTCGCGACGACCTCTGCAGCAGCCTCGATAAATTGCTCAAGCGCCGCATGCTCTCCCGCCTGCACAAGACCGAGATGCCGTTCCGGCAATGCCAGGCTTGCATCGCTGCGAATAACGGCAACGACGGGCATGCGCACCGCATTCAGCGCCTGACGCAGCATCTTCTCGTGCCTATCGCTGGCAACGCGATTGAGCACGACGCCGGCAACGCGGATATCGGCGCGAAAATTGGCAAAACCGCTGACGACGGCCGCAACCGATTGCGACATGCGCGAGCAATCGACGACGAGCACGACGGAAAGGCCGAGCAAGGCGGCTAGATCGGCCGGCGTGCCCGTGCCGTCAGCAGCACCATCGAACAGGCCCATCATCCCCTCGATAACGAGCATCCGTCCGCCGACGCGATGAAGCGCTGCATTCGCTGAAATCAGTTCGGCGCGCATCGCCCACGGATCGAAGTTGAGGCAGGGCGATCCGACCGCCGCCGTATGAAATGCGGGATCGATATAATCGGGTCCAGCCTTGCCAGGTGCGATCGCAACACCCCTGTTTCTCAATGCCCGCAGCAAACCAAGCGTGAAGGTGGTCTTGCCGGAGCCTGATGAGGGTGCAGCGATCAGAAGTCCGCTCATGCCGACACCTTGCGTCCGCTCTCGCCCGGCCTTTCGGGCGGCGACACCAGAGTGCGGCCGGAAAGCGCGCCCAGCCAGTCGAGCGACGGCCGCAGTTTCACCACCTCGCCGACGACGACGATGGCCGGCGGCTCGAGACCGGACGTTTCGATATCGGCAGGCGCACGCCCAAGCGTCGTCTCCAGCACTTGCTGAGAGGGCGTCGCCGCATTGCAGACGAAGGCAACAGGTTCGTCCGCCGAACGACCGGCGGCAATGAGATTTGCACTGATCTGCGCGATGTGCTTCATCGCCATATACATGACGATGACGGGCGATCCCTTGCCGATAGCCTCCCAATCGATGGCGTCCGGTACGACGCCGGACGAATCATGGCCAGTCAGGAAGGTGACGGCGTGATTGACGTCGCGATGGGTAACCGGAATGCCGGCATAGGCCAGGCCGCCAATGCCAGCCGTAATGCCGGGCACGATGCGGAAGGGAATGCCGTGCTGAACGAGCATCAGCGCCTCCTCACCACCACGCCCGAAGACGAAAGGGTCACCGCCCTTGAGGCGCAGAACGCGCTTGCCGGTCCGCGCCAGTTCCACCAGCCGCAGAGAAATGTCCCGCTGCTTGGCCGATGGCTTGCCGCCGCGCTTGCCGGCATATTCCAGCATAACGCCCGGGCGGGCGAGCTTCAGGCAATCTTCGTTGACGAGCGCATCGTGCACGATGACATCTGCCTCGGCCAACCCCTTGGCGGCCAGCAGGGTCAAAAGCCCCGGATCGCCCGGCCCGGCGCCGACGAGCCAGACCGACCCCGGTTCCAGAGCCGGCAGAGTGGAAAAAGCGGTATCGTTCATCCCATGTGTCCTATGCCCGGACGGGCGAAATTGCAATGTTGAGAACGGGATAAGGCGATCTCGATTCGACATCGCTCCCACTGCAAACATTACGTCACATACCCGATCGGCATGAGCGGCAGCACGCTATGGGCTTTTCCAACCACGACAGGAAACGAAAAACGGATTTGCCGATCGTATGATGCTCCAGACTCGATATTTCCGGACACTCAAATAGGCTCTTGATGGAGCTGGAAAATGGTCTTCAGCGAATTGTGAAGGGGCACTGTCGCCCCCTCACCGAGCTTAGTGCACTGCCTTGCCCAGAATTACGTCGCGGATCAGATCGAGAACCTGCTGCGAGCGGATGCCGATGCAAGCGATCTGGCTCGGCAGATTGTCCCAGTCGCCCGGCGGAAAGTGGCGGCCGGCCGGCTTGATAACCGTCTGACCATCGGCAATGCCGCCGCAGACGACCCGGATTGATCCTTCGATGGTATCGAACAACTCGGGCGCCACGACATAGACGCAGGCGCAGCTATCGTGGACCATCATACCGTCTTCGACCGCATGCTGGTAGAAATCAATATAGGACTGCGACAGGTCGGCCAGGAGCTGCACCGACGGTCCGCCCGCTTTCGCCATATCAGCGAGATAGCTGCGGCTCATGGTCGTCACCGACGTCACGTCGAGACCGACCACGACCACCTTCCAGGCTGCCGTCATGACGAAGTCGGCGGCTTCCGGATCGCCGTGAATATTGGCTTCCGCGACCGGAGAAACATTGCCTGGTACGTAGAAATTGCCACCCATGATGACGACGCTCTTTACGAGCGAGGCAATTTCCGGATCGTGCTTCAGTGCCAGAGCCAGATTGGTCATGCGGCCGACGGCGACCAGAGTCACCTCCCCTGGATGGGCGCGAACCGTGTCGATGATGAACTGATAGGCGGGCCGCGGATCGGTCGGCAGGTCGATCGTCTCAGGCACGTCGATATCGCCGAGACCGTTATGGCCGTGAACCATCGTCGGCCAGGGGCGCTCGTGCCGCGACGGATCGAAGGTAACGCTGGCGCCGCGCGCGACCGGGCACGGAATATTCCACTCGCGTTTCAGGAACAGCGCGTTACGCGTCGTCGTGTCCACGGAGGCATTGCCGAAAACCGTCGTCACGCCAAGAAGGTCGATACCCGGGTGACGATGCAAAAAGAGAAGCGCCATGGCGTCATCGACGCCAGGATCGGTATCATAAATGACCTTATGCATGCTTTTTCCTTACCAACATACTGAATAAGCTTGATCTTTCGGAAATTTACTTCGCTTGGGATCAGCGGTTGAGCTACCCGCATACACGAGAACAGGCGGCGGTGAAATGCCGTCGGGATCTCCTGCAGATCATTTACGAGACATGCGTTGCGAATTCGCTGCTCAGGCAACCCTGGCGATCGCCGCCGTAGCAAAGCCGGACTTGATCTTGGGAAGCACGAGCTCGGAGTCCGGGCCGGCGGCCGCCAGCGCCGCCGCTTCTGCGACGCCGTGACAACCGACAAGCGCGAAAACAATCTCGGAGGGATTCTTCAGTCTGGGTGTCTCCCGCTCCAGTGCAGCCGCCTTGAAGAAGCGTGCCGGGAGACGAAAATGCGTGGCGGTCTCGAGGATGGCCGGTTCATCCATGCGCGTGTCGATCGATACAACGGCCAGAACCTGATCACTCCCGATCCCGACCTCCTGGAATGCTCTTTCCGCAAGCATCCGCACTTCATTCCAGTCCGTGCCGCGCTCGCAGCCAAGACCCAGAAGGTAGCGGCGGGTGGAATTGGCATATGTCGTCATATTCGCTCCCAGCAGCATCGACCGATATGACAGCTGTACCGGGCACTTTTCGACGCGTCAATTTCGCCTGGTGTGTCCCGATAGCAATTGCCTTGCGGCGGGCAAAGTGCCAGAAGGCCCCTGATTTCCCGCCTCCGAGTTCCCACCTTGCCAGATATTACATTTCAACTCCTGCTTTTGCTCTTTGCCGCTGCGTTCTTCGCCGGTTTCGTCGATTCCATTGCGGGCGGCGGTGGGCTGATTACCGTGCCCGCTATGCTGTTGGCCGGTATTCCGCCGCTGCAGACACTTGGCACGAACAAGGTACAGTCGATCTGCGGCGCGGCTTCGGCAACGATCGCCTATGCCCGACAAGGACATGTCAAGCTTCGCGAGCAGCTTCCGATGGCGGCGATGGCTGTGATCGGAGGCATGCTCGGTGCGATGCTGGCGACCATCATGCCAAGCCAGGTCCTGCGCATCATCCTGCCCTTTCTGCTGATCGCAATCGCGCTCTATTTCGCCCTGAAACCCAATCTCGGCGATGTCGAAAAGCATCGGCGCATGAGCGCCGGGCTTTTCGGTGTGACGCTGGTGCCACTGATCGGCTTCTATGACGGCGCTTTCGGGCCTGGCACCGGCTCGTTCCTGATGCTCGCCTTCGTGACCCTCGCCGGCTTCGGCCTCTTGAAGGCGACGGCGCATACGAAGCTGCTCAATTTCGGATCGAATCTCGGTGGCCTGATCGTCTTCATCTTCTCCGGCGCCATCCTTTGGAAAGTCGGGCTGACGATGGGGCTCGGCCAATTCCTGGGCGCGCAGCTCGGTTCGCGGCTTGCCATGCGCATCGGCGCCAAGCTGATCAAACCGCTGCTCGTCATCGTCTGCATCGCCTTCGCGATCAAGCTGCTGGCAGACCCCACCCATCCCGTCAGGATCTGGCTCGGTCTCTAGAACGGGCCTTTGATTACCTCCGACGTAATTGATAGTACTTCGGTCCGCGCCGATGATCGCCCTGCCTGAACGGTTCAGGCGATCCAAAGGAGTTGACCGATGACTGACGCAAACATCATTGCTGACCGCTATATCGCCATCTGGAACGAGGCAGACATCGAACGTCGCCGTGCGCTCATCGCCGAGGCTTGGACGGAAGACTGCAGCTATGTCGACCCGATGATGCGCGCGGGCAATCGTGAGGAGATCCACGCGCTGGTCACGGCGGCGCACGAGCGCTTCCCCGGCTTCCGTTTCACGCTCATCACCGAGGGCGAACGCCACGGCGACAATCTCCGTTTCTCCTGGGGCTTCGGTCCGGCCGATGCCGAACCGCTCGTCAAGGGCACGGATTTCGCCATCCTCGAAGGTGAACGCCTGAAGTCCGTTCACGGCTTCATCGACCAGCTTCCGGCTGCGGCATGATGAACCCGGCCCGCTCTCTCGGCGACCATCTGCGCGAATGGCGGCAACGCCGCCGCCTGAGCCAGCTCGAATTCGCCCTTGAAGCCGACATATCGCAGCGACATCTGAGCTTCATCGAGAGCGGGCGGGCACTTCCAAGCCGCGAGATGCTGATGCATCTCGCCGAACGGCTCGACGTCCCATTGCGCGAACGCAATCCGATGCTTCTGGCGGCCGGCTTTGCCCCGGTCTTTCCGGAGCGCAAACTGGATGATCCGGCGCTTGCTCCGGCACGGCGCGCGATCGATATGTTGCTGAAAGGACACGAACCCTTCCCGGCTCTGGCCGTCGACCGGCATTGGACGCTCATCGCCGCCAATGCCGCCGTCGCTCCGCTGCTCGCGGGGGCGACCGATGCCTCGCTGACCGAAGGAGCAGTCAACGTCCTGCGGCTCAGCCTGCACCCCCGCGGCCTGGCGCCTCGGATCGCCAATCTCCATGAATGGCGGGCGCATCTGCTGGAACGCCTACGTCAGCAGATATCGGCGACAGGCGATCCAATCCTCATAAAACTGCTTGCGGAACTGTCCGCCTATCCTGCGCCAGCGACACCGAAGTCGGCGGCTCCGGAACGGGATTTCGCCGGCATCGCCGTACCTCTGGAATTTGTCACCGAGGCGGGACATCTGTCGTTTTTGTCCACTACGACGGTCTTCGGAACCCCTGTCGATGTCACACTGTCGGAACTCGCCATCGAATCCTTCTTTCCCGCGAATCCGCAGACGGCGGAAGCGCTGAAGGCGATGTTGCCGGGCGGCTGAGGCCCGGCAAACGGTCAGAACTCGACGCCCGGCTGTCCCTTGATGCCGGAGCGGAAAGGATGCTTGATCAATTCCATCTCGGTGACGAGATCGGCAATCTCGATCAGCTCTTCCTTAGCATTGCGACCCGTCAGGACCACATGGGTCATGTAGGGTTTCTCGTTCTTGAGGAATTCCAGCACCTCGTTGATGTCGAGATAGTCGTAACGAAGCGCAATGTTGATTTCATCGAGCAGCACCATGGAGTTGCGCTCGTCGCGGATCAGCTCCTTGGCCTTTTCCCATGCGGCAGACGCCGCCGCCACGTCGCGGGCGCGGTCCTGAGTCTCCCAGGTGAAGCCTTCGCCCATGGTGTGGAACTGGCAGATGTCGGAGAAATGCTTCTCGATCAGGTCGCGCTCGCCAGTCCACATGGCGCCCTTGATGAACTGCACCACGGCGCTTGGCTTCCCATGAGCGATGTGGCGGAAAATCATGCCAAAAGCGGAGGAAGACTTTCCCTTGCCCTTGCCGGTATGGACGATGATCAGACCCTTCTCATCGTTTTTGGTCGCCATGATCTTGTCGCGCGCAGCCTTCTTCTTGGCCATCTTGTCGGCGTGACGGGCGTCGTCGCTCTTCGGGGCGTCCGCACCGGTTTCGGCCAATTCGTCGCTCATTGCATTCTCCCTGATATGATCGATTTCTGTGCCAGCGGGCCACCGCGCCAAAGATAGAGCGCGACGAGTGGCTGGTCTTCCGTGCGCATGGCGTGGCGGATATTCGAGGGGTGATGGATGATCTCGCCCGACCAGCGCGGCAGGAATGGCTGGGCATCCTTGCTCCACAGCGAGCCGTCGGTCAGCGGGATATAGATCTCCTCAGCCTCGTGATGATGATCCGGATAATGCACGCCGGGACCGAGCAGCAGGAAGCCGCCGGCCATCTCCTCGCTCGCAAAATGGCCGCGCGTGC comes from Rhizobium tropici CIAT 899 and encodes:
- the cobO gene encoding cob(I)yrinic acid a,c-diamide adenosyltransferase, which produces MSDELAETGADAPKSDDARHADKMAKKKAARDKIMATKNDEKGLIIVHTGKGKGKSSSAFGMIFRHIAHGKPSAVVQFIKGAMWTGERDLIEKHFSDICQFHTMGEGFTWETQDRARDVAAASAAWEKAKELIRDERNSMVLLDEINIALRYDYLDINEVLEFLKNEKPYMTHVVLTGRNAKEELIEIADLVTEMELIKHPFRSGIKGQPGVEF
- a CDS encoding TSUP family transporter, which produces MPDITFQLLLLLFAAAFFAGFVDSIAGGGGLITVPAMLLAGIPPLQTLGTNKVQSICGAASATIAYARQGHVKLREQLPMAAMAVIGGMLGAMLATIMPSQVLRIILPFLLIAIALYFALKPNLGDVEKHRRMSAGLFGVTLVPLIGFYDGAFGPGTGSFLMLAFVTLAGFGLLKATAHTKLLNFGSNLGGLIVFIFSGAILWKVGLTMGLGQFLGAQLGSRLAMRIGAKLIKPLLVIVCIAFAIKLLADPTHPVRIWLGL
- the cobA gene encoding uroporphyrinogen-III C-methyltransferase, whose translation is MNDTAFSTLPALEPGSVWLVGAGPGDPGLLTLLAAKGLAEADVIVHDALVNEDCLKLARPGVMLEYAGKRGGKPSAKQRDISLRLVELARTGKRVLRLKGGDPFVFGRGGEEALMLVQHGIPFRIVPGITAGIGGLAYAGIPVTHRDVNHAVTFLTGHDSSGVVPDAIDWEAIGKGSPVIVMYMAMKHIAQISANLIAAGRSADEPVAFVCNAATPSQQVLETTLGRAPADIETSGLEPPAIVVVGEVVKLRPSLDWLGALSGRTLVSPPERPGESGRKVSA
- a CDS encoding dimethylsulfonioproprionate lyase family protein, translated to MSAVDDLLTTFRDYLLSRSDPMLGHFMKGFQWSMEERPLAPRDLPVVGYLREPHAPSYEPEASLLDTLRNAASALHWAQTYSITDFGADFLQRYGWVELFGTRGHFASEEMAGGFLLLGPGVHYPDHHHEAEEIYIPLTDGSLWSKDAQPFLPRWSGEIIHHPSNIRHAMRTEDQPLVALYLWRGGPLAQKSIISGRMQ
- a CDS encoding cobalamin biosynthesis protein, whose protein sequence is MTTYANSTRRYLLGLGCERGTDWNEVRMLAERAFQEVGIGSDQVLAVVSIDTRMDEPAILETATHFRLPARFFKAAALERETPRLKNPSEIVFALVGCHGVAEAAALAAAGPDSELVLPKIKSGFATAAIARVA
- a CDS encoding cobyrinate a,c-diamide synthase, with protein sequence MSGLLIAAPSSGSGKTTFTLGLLRALRNRGVAIAPGKAGPDYIDPAFHTAAVGSPCLNFDPWAMRAELISANAALHRVGGRMLVIEGMMGLFDGAADGTGTPADLAALLGLSVVLVVDCSRMSQSVAAVVSGFANFRADIRVAGVVLNRVASDRHEKMLRQALNAVRMPVVAVIRSDASLALPERHLGLVQAGEHAALEQFIEAAAEVVAKACDFDLLLRAAQQHLVRTSAANITRLMPFGQRIAVARDIAFAFCYEHMLLGWKRRGAEISFFSPLADEAPSADGDAIYLPGGYPELHAGKLAAAQHFRDGVKAAASRGVRIYGECGGYMVLGEGLVDAAGMRHEMLGLLPVVTSYKNRQRHLGYRRVVPLAGSFFEKPMTAHEFHYSTIVSEGEADRLFAVRDALDIDLGTAGLQRGNVAGSYMHLIDLAGEAA
- a CDS encoding nucleoside hydrolase codes for the protein MHKVIYDTDPGVDDAMALLFLHRHPGIDLLGVTTVFGNASVDTTTRNALFLKREWNIPCPVARGASVTFDPSRHERPWPTMVHGHNGLGDIDVPETIDLPTDPRPAYQFIIDTVRAHPGEVTLVAVGRMTNLALALKHDPEIASLVKSVVIMGGNFYVPGNVSPVAEANIHGDPEAADFVMTAAWKVVVVGLDVTSVTTMSRSYLADMAKAGGPSVQLLADLSQSYIDFYQHAVEDGMMVHDSCACVYVVAPELFDTIEGSIRVVCGGIADGQTVIKPAGRHFPPGDWDNLPSQIACIGIRSQQVLDLIRDVILGKAVH
- a CDS encoding helix-turn-helix domain-containing protein, whose product is MMNPARSLGDHLREWRQRRRLSQLEFALEADISQRHLSFIESGRALPSREMLMHLAERLDVPLRERNPMLLAAGFAPVFPERKLDDPALAPARRAIDMLLKGHEPFPALAVDRHWTLIAANAAVAPLLAGATDASLTEGAVNVLRLSLHPRGLAPRIANLHEWRAHLLERLRQQISATGDPILIKLLAELSAYPAPATPKSAAPERDFAGIAVPLEFVTEAGHLSFLSTTTVFGTPVDVTLSELAIESFFPANPQTAEALKAMLPGG
- a CDS encoding nuclear transport factor 2 family protein — translated: MTDANIIADRYIAIWNEADIERRRALIAEAWTEDCSYVDPMMRAGNREEIHALVTAAHERFPGFRFTLITEGERHGDNLRFSWGFGPADAEPLVKGTDFAILEGERLKSVHGFIDQLPAAA